A genome region from Pleurocapsa minor HA4230-MV1 includes the following:
- a CDS encoding ribonuclease R gives MEQGKLIEFRVQGERRLAVADRPEGKKDWIVIDAGGQSHKVRPQRVDYTVEGTYESLEINGFLAEVESYLDPSSLEIAWEMLIEDNDTVTPQQMAELLFSEQSPVACYAAHCLLSQDKIYFKQKSEHYEPRPAAQVEEIKHQLEVQAEKESEKTQFIVHLKQALAGEKIQWSESDRLRLEAIEKVALGGNNAGKLAQEILQSAGRNFDAQGAWQLLVDIGWWSRHENLFLRRSSYPTTFSKKVLDVVQPRLQFDPAEANDNRLDLTHLKVCTIDDESTTEIDDGLSVEYLKDGTAKIWIHIADPTRLVAPGDELDLEARRRSTSLYLPTGMVPMFPPELATGPMSLVEGKTCSALSFGVILDQSGAIQEYEIHPSLIKPTYRLTYDDVDEMLQLGVQNEPEIADLAKSSYLRRSWRKDQGAIQIKMPESVIKVQDEEVTIELIDSSPSRQLVAEMMILAGQIGGRYGTENNLPLPYRGQPQPELPPEEELLQLPAGPTRFCAIRSCMPRSEMSMSPIRHASLGLESYVQVTSPIRRYTDLLSHFQIKAHLKGSELPFSREELQEIVYSVSSSSYEATLVERQTNRYWGLEYLRRNSKCVWDVVVLRWLREDEDLGLILIEDLGMELPHRFDRPVTLGERMEMQVTHADPQRDEVRLREITEAEIQATTF, from the coding sequence GTGGAACAAGGAAAGCTGATTGAATTCAGAGTGCAAGGAGAACGTCGTCTTGCAGTTGCCGACAGACCAGAAGGAAAAAAAGACTGGATCGTAATTGATGCAGGGGGACAGTCCCATAAGGTACGCCCCCAAAGAGTTGATTACACCGTTGAAGGTACTTATGAGTCTTTGGAAATTAATGGCTTTCTAGCAGAAGTTGAGTCTTATTTAGACCCCAGCAGCTTAGAAATCGCCTGGGAAATGTTAATTGAAGATAATGATACCGTCACTCCACAACAAATGGCGGAATTATTATTTTCAGAGCAAAGTCCTGTGGCTTGTTATGCGGCTCATTGTCTTCTGAGTCAGGACAAAATTTATTTCAAGCAAAAATCTGAGCATTACGAGCCTCGTCCTGCTGCCCAAGTAGAAGAAATTAAGCATCAGCTAGAAGTTCAAGCAGAGAAAGAATCAGAAAAAACTCAGTTTATTGTTCATCTCAAACAGGCGTTAGCAGGGGAGAAGATTCAATGGAGTGAAAGCGATCGCTTAAGATTAGAAGCGATCGAAAAAGTAGCTCTTGGGGGCAATAACGCTGGTAAACTAGCTCAAGAAATATTACAGTCAGCAGGCCGAAATTTTGATGCTCAAGGAGCTTGGCAACTACTAGTAGATATAGGATGGTGGAGCAGGCACGAAAATCTATTTTTGCGTCGCAGCTCTTATCCAACAACATTTTCTAAAAAGGTGCTTGATGTGGTGCAACCCCGTCTTCAATTCGATCCTGCTGAAGCTAATGATAACCGTTTAGATCTGACTCACCTCAAAGTTTGTACAATTGACGACGAAAGTACTACCGAGATTGACGATGGTTTGAGCGTTGAATATCTAAAAGACGGTACGGCTAAAATCTGGATTCATATCGCCGATCCCACTCGCCTAGTCGCTCCAGGAGACGAATTAGATTTAGAGGCTCGTCGTCGTAGTACTAGCTTGTACTTGCCCACAGGAATGGTTCCGATGTTTCCCCCAGAATTAGCGACAGGGCCGATGAGCCTAGTTGAAGGAAAAACCTGTTCTGCTCTTAGCTTTGGGGTTATTTTGGATCAGTCTGGAGCTATTCAAGAGTACGAAATCCACCCTAGTTTGATTAAGCCTACTTACCGTCTTACCTATGATGATGTAGATGAGATGTTGCAGTTGGGAGTGCAGAACGAACCCGAAATTGCCGATCTAGCTAAAAGTTCTTATCTGAGAAGAAGCTGGCGCAAAGACCAAGGAGCGATTCAAATTAAGATGCCTGAGTCGGTAATTAAGGTTCAGGATGAAGAAGTAACTATTGAACTGATTGATAGCTCTCCTTCCCGTCAGTTGGTGGCGGAAATGATGATTTTAGCTGGTCAGATTGGCGGCAGATACGGCACAGAAAATAATTTACCCCTACCTTATAGAGGTCAACCGCAACCAGAATTACCACCCGAAGAAGAATTACTCCAGTTGCCTGCTGGGCCTACTCGTTTTTGCGCTATCCGTAGCTGTATGCCTCGTAGCGAAATGAGCATGTCTCCAATTCGCCATGCCAGTTTAGGCTTAGAAAGTTATGTTCAAGTAACATCTCCCATTCGCCGTTACACAGATTTACTTTCCCATTTCCAAATTAAGGCTCATCTCAAAGGGTCAGAATTACCCTTTTCCCGCGAAGAACTTCAAGAGATCGTCTACAGCGTTAGTAGCTCATCTTATGAAGCAACTTTAGTCGAACGTCAAACAAACCGCTACTGGGGATTAGAATACCTCAGACGTAATTCTAAATGCGTGTGGGATGTAGTTGTTCTACGTTGGCTGAGAGAAGACGAAGATTTAGGCTTGATTTTAATTGAAGATCTGGGTATGGAATTGCCCCACCGCTTCGATCGCCCTGTAACTTTAGGGGAAAGGATGGAAATGCAAGTAACCCACGCCGATCCTCAACGGGATGAAGTGCGCTTAAGAGAGATAACTGAAGCAGAAATTCAGGCAACAACTTTTTAG
- the rpsR gene encoding 30S ribosomal protein S18, with translation MAYYRKRLSPIKPSDPIDYKDIELLRKFITERGKILPRRITGLTAQQQRDLTVAVKRARAIALLPFVNAEG, from the coding sequence ATGGCATATTATCGTAAGCGTCTTTCCCCCATTAAACCTAGCGATCCTATCGACTACAAAGATATTGAATTGCTACGTAAATTTATTACCGAGAGAGGCAAAATTTTACCTCGTCGCATCACTGGTTTAACTGCTCAACAGCAGCGAGATTTAACTGTAGCGGTTAAAAGAGCAAGAGCGATCGCTTTATTGCCTTTTGTGAATGCAGAAGGTTAA
- the rpmG gene encoding 50S ribosomal protein L33: protein MASKKGVRIVITLECTECRTNTNKRSPGVSRYTTMKNRRNTTGRMELKKFCTHCNTHTVHKEIK from the coding sequence ATGGCAAGCAAGAAAGGCGTTCGTATCGTTATCACATTGGAATGTACCGAGTGTCGCACTAACACCAATAAGCGTTCCCCTGGGGTATCTCGTTATACCACCATGAAAAACCGTCGCAATACCACTGGCAGAATGGAACTGAAGAAATTCTGTACACATTGCAATACCCACACTGTCCACAAAGAAATCAAGTAA
- a CDS encoding RDD family protein, translating into MYDDYKPESNLRRYPKVPMDRRVGAFAIDFLVVWFISAFFASNLFVQWIVFLSVWIICRVVVAEKNHGQSLGRWALDTQVIDSRFSRLPDLMALGKRELILGGGAALAIAGLQINFSNGLSMLLLLAPLLIDCSLALLDEENNLAFHDRVAETLMIQTDRGFSLDLRLKKIFGQIQRNMRR; encoded by the coding sequence ATGTATGACGATTACAAACCTGAATCTAATTTAAGAAGATATCCTAAAGTGCCGATGGATAGAAGAGTTGGCGCATTTGCGATCGACTTTCTGGTTGTCTGGTTTATTAGTGCTTTTTTTGCTTCTAACTTATTTGTTCAATGGATCGTATTTCTGTCTGTTTGGATCATTTGTCGGGTAGTAGTTGCCGAGAAAAATCACGGTCAAAGCTTGGGACGCTGGGCATTAGATACTCAAGTGATCGATTCTCGCTTCTCTCGTTTACCCGATCTGATGGCTTTAGGCAAGAGAGAACTGATTCTGGGTGGTGGTGCAGCTTTGGCGATCGCTGGTTTACAAATTAATTTTAGTAATGGTTTATCGATGCTATTACTCCTTGCTCCCTTGCTCATTGATTGCTCTTTGGCTTTGTTAGATGAAGAGAACAATTTGGCATTTCATGACCGCGTGGCTGAGACTTTAATGATCCAGACGGACAGAGGTTTTTCACTCGATTTAAGACTAAAAAAAATATTTGGTCAAATCCAGCGGAATATGCGAAGATAG
- a CDS encoding molybdopterin molybdotransferase MoeA has product MLSVKEAESIILNLVRSLNSNQDLEIVELEAVNGRILSQPVTGKLDIPHWDNSAMDGYAVRYQDVKNCSAEHPVTLEVVSEIAAGDRPQIEINSGQAARIFTGAMLPPGTDTIVIQENVHREGDYPSGTLRDRISIVQAPASQEFVRHQGAFYQAGTPLLEPGIKIGAAEIAVLATAQCTRLSVYRRPRVAILSTGDELVTPEQALQPGQIVDSNQYALASFVANNGGIPIKLGIVPDDPQKLTEAIAEAITSADLVLSTGGVSVGDYDYVDRILTELGGTLHIRSVAVKPGKPLTVATFNHNNCLYFGIPGNPVSALVSCWRFVQPALKKLSGQTNYQPHLLNATTRHNLSAGGSRETYLWGQLHLADGNYEFALAGGSHSSGNLINLAQTNGLAIVPVGQKLIPAGESVKVMLLD; this is encoded by the coding sequence ATGTTGTCAGTTAAAGAAGCTGAATCAATCATTCTCAATTTAGTTAGAAGTCTAAATTCTAATCAAGATTTAGAAATAGTCGAGCTAGAAGCTGTCAACGGTAGAATTCTCTCTCAGCCTGTGACTGGCAAACTTGATATTCCTCACTGGGATAATTCGGCAATGGATGGTTATGCAGTGCGTTATCAAGACGTAAAAAACTGTAGCGCAGAACATCCTGTGACTTTAGAGGTGGTGAGCGAAATTGCCGCAGGCGATCGCCCGCAAATTGAGATTAATTCAGGACAAGCTGCCCGAATCTTTACTGGAGCAATGTTACCGCCAGGGACAGATACGATTGTAATCCAGGAAAATGTCCACAGAGAAGGCGATTACCCTTCGGGTACGCTTCGCGATCGCATTTCCATTGTCCAAGCACCAGCATCACAAGAATTTGTGCGCCATCAAGGGGCTTTTTATCAAGCGGGAACACCTTTACTAGAGCCAGGGATCAAAATCGGGGCAGCGGAAATTGCCGTGTTAGCTACCGCCCAATGTACTCGGCTATCAGTTTATCGTCGCCCTAGGGTGGCGATCCTCTCGACAGGAGATGAGTTAGTCACGCCAGAACAAGCTTTGCAGCCAGGACAAATTGTCGATTCTAATCAATATGCTTTAGCTAGTTTTGTGGCAAACAACGGGGGAATCCCAATTAAGTTAGGCATTGTCCCTGATGATCCGCAAAAATTAACTGAAGCGATCGCCGAAGCTATTACCTCAGCCGATCTAGTTTTATCTACAGGTGGGGTATCTGTCGGTGACTATGACTATGTGGATCGGATTCTGACCGAATTAGGCGGTACGCTGCACATTCGTAGCGTAGCCGTAAAGCCAGGAAAACCCTTAACCGTAGCTACTTTTAATCACAATAACTGTTTGTATTTCGGCATTCCAGGTAATCCTGTATCAGCACTGGTTAGCTGCTGGCGCTTTGTGCAACCCGCCCTGAAAAAGCTTTCAGGACAAACCAACTACCAACCCCATCTGCTCAACGCCACCACTCGCCATAATTTATCAGCGGGAGGTAGCAGGGAAACTTATCTTTGGGGACAATTACACTTAGCTGATGGCAACTATGAATTTGCTTTAGCTGGGGGTAGTCATAGTTCGGGGAATTTAATTAATCTGGCACAAACTAATGGACTGGCGATCGTACCTGTTGGTCAAAAATTAATTCCAGCAGGGGAATCCGTCAAAGTTATGCTGCTCGATTGA
- the rplS gene encoding 50S ribosomal protein L19 produces MNAEAIIRSIESEHLKSDLPNIYVGDTVEVGVRITEGNKERIQPYKGTVIARQNGGINETITVRKVFQGVGVERIFLLHSPMIDKIKVERRGKVRRAKLYYLRDRVGKATRIKQRFDRPIK; encoded by the coding sequence ATGAATGCTGAAGCAATTATACGTTCGATAGAATCGGAACATCTTAAATCCGACCTCCCTAACATTTATGTAGGGGATACGGTAGAAGTAGGAGTCAGAATCACCGAAGGAAATAAAGAGCGAATCCAGCCCTACAAAGGTACTGTAATCGCCAGACAAAACGGTGGCATTAATGAAACCATTACTGTACGTAAAGTTTTTCAGGGTGTGGGAGTAGAAAGAATATTTTTATTACACTCGCCCATGATTGATAAAATTAAAGTCGAACGTCGTGGTAAGGTGCGTCGTGCAAAACTATACTATCTTCGCGATCGCGTTGGTAAAGCTACCAGAATCAAACAACGTTTTGATCGGCCAATTAAATAA
- the secE gene encoding preprotein translocase subunit SecE: MAKKDIVNKEQSVTKEAVKTNSAAEFAIETKEELGKVVWPSRQQLISESAAVILMVILVSTVIYLIDKFFAWGAGKVF; the protein is encoded by the coding sequence TTGGCTAAAAAAGATATAGTAAATAAAGAACAATCCGTAACCAAAGAAGCAGTAAAGACTAATAGTGCTGCTGAGTTTGCGATTGAGACCAAGGAAGAATTAGGCAAGGTTGTCTGGCCCTCCCGCCAGCAGTTAATTAGTGAATCGGCAGCCGTAATTTTGATGGTTATTTTAGTGTCTACAGTTATTTATTTGATTGATAAATTCTTTGCCTGGGGAGCAGGAAAAGTGTTTTAA
- the nusG gene encoding transcription termination/antitermination protein NusG has product MTNTADIPEEEQFEDFENDARQFEDNNQPEQVQVNVKAKGNARWYAVQVASGCEKRVKTDIDMRIQTLDLSDRIIQVRIPQTPSVKIRKDGSRYTSDEKVFPGYVLVKMLMDDDAWQVVKNTPNVINFVGSEQKRRYGRGRGHVKPLPLSRTEVERIFKQAEEQEPVIKIDMEIGDKIAVLSGPFKEFEGEVIEVSPERSKLKALLSIFGRDTPVELEFNQVEKQN; this is encoded by the coding sequence ATGACTAATACCGCAGACATACCAGAAGAAGAGCAGTTTGAAGATTTTGAAAATGATGCTCGGCAGTTTGAAGATAATAATCAACCAGAACAAGTACAGGTAAACGTCAAAGCCAAAGGGAATGCTCGTTGGTACGCGGTACAGGTGGCTTCTGGTTGTGAAAAGCGCGTCAAAACCGATATTGATATGCGGATTCAGACTCTCGATCTTAGCGATCGCATTATTCAGGTGCGAATACCTCAAACCCCTAGCGTCAAAATTCGTAAAGATGGCTCTCGCTATACCAGTGACGAAAAAGTCTTTCCTGGCTATGTTCTAGTTAAGATGCTGATGGATGATGATGCTTGGCAGGTGGTCAAAAACACCCCCAACGTGATCAACTTTGTTGGCTCAGAGCAGAAGCGTCGCTACGGTCGAGGTCGGGGACACGTAAAGCCATTGCCTCTATCCCGAACTGAGGTGGAAAGAATCTTTAAGCAAGCTGAAGAGCAAGAGCCAGTCATTAAAATCGACATGGAAATTGGTGATAAAATTGCTGTACTCTCCGGCCCATTTAAAGAGTTTGAAGGGGAAGTAATTGAAGTTAGTCCAGAAAGAAGTAAGCTTAAGGCTTTATTATCTATTTTTGGGCGGGATACTCCTGTAGAATTGGAGTTCAATCAAGTCGAAAAACAAAACTAA
- the rplK gene encoding 50S ribosomal protein L11 — protein MPRKVVALIKLALPAGKANPAPPVGPALGQHGVNIMAFCKEYNAKTADKVGLVIPVEISVFEDRSFTFILKTPPASVLIKKAAGIEKGANEPNKQKVATITRDQLKEIAQTKMPDLNANDLEAAMKIVAGTAKNMGVAIAE, from the coding sequence ATGCCTAGAAAAGTTGTAGCCTTAATCAAATTAGCTCTACCTGCGGGGAAAGCTAACCCAGCGCCTCCTGTCGGCCCAGCATTGGGTCAACATGGTGTGAACATCATGGCATTCTGTAAAGAATACAATGCCAAAACAGCAGATAAAGTAGGATTAGTAATTCCTGTCGAAATTTCTGTCTTTGAAGATAGAAGTTTTACCTTTATTCTCAAAACTCCTCCTGCATCTGTCTTGATTAAGAAGGCAGCAGGCATCGAAAAAGGAGCAAATGAACCCAACAAACAAAAAGTTGCGACCATCACCAGAGATCAGCTTAAAGAGATTGCTCAAACCAAAATGCCCGATCTCAATGCCAATGACCTAGAGGCAGCCATGAAAATTGTGGCTGGCACCGCTAAAAACATGGGTGTAGCGATCGCTGAATAA
- the rplA gene encoding 50S ribosomal protein L1, with protein MATKMSRRMRELVKKVDQDQVYQPLEALNLLKETATAKFDETAEAHIKLGIDPKYTDQQLRTTVSLPKGTGQSVRVAVIARGEQVKEAEEAGAEIYGSEELIEDIQKGMMDFDILIATPDMMPKVAKLGRVLGPKGLMPSPKGGTVTTDLQSAVEAFKAGKLEFRADKAGIVHVMFGKASFSAEDLLANLKALQETIERNRPSGAKGRYWRTLYVSASMGPSIQIDISALQDLSLTNLA; from the coding sequence ATGGCAACAAAAATGTCTCGCCGTATGCGCGAGCTAGTTAAGAAAGTAGACCAAGACCAAGTTTATCAACCTCTAGAAGCTCTAAACCTTCTCAAAGAGACAGCTACAGCAAAATTTGATGAAACTGCCGAAGCTCATATTAAGCTTGGTATCGACCCCAAATACACCGACCAACAGTTAAGAACTACAGTTAGCCTACCCAAAGGGACAGGGCAAAGTGTGAGAGTTGCTGTAATTGCTCGTGGCGAACAAGTTAAAGAAGCAGAAGAGGCTGGAGCAGAAATTTATGGTTCAGAAGAACTAATTGAAGATATCCAAAAAGGCATGATGGATTTTGATATCCTAATTGCAACTCCTGATATGATGCCCAAAGTAGCAAAGCTAGGGCGCGTTTTGGGCCCCAAAGGTTTAATGCCTTCCCCAAAAGGAGGAACGGTTACAACCGATCTACAATCAGCAGTAGAAGCCTTTAAAGCTGGTAAATTAGAATTTAGAGCTGACAAAGCAGGCATCGTTCATGTTATGTTTGGTAAGGCATCTTTTTCAGCGGAAGATTTGTTAGCAAATCTCAAAGCTTTGCAGGAAACCATTGAACGAAATCGCCCTTCTGGCGCGAAAGGTCGTTACTGGCGTACTCTTTATGTCTCCGCTTCGATGGGTCCATCAATTCAGATTGATATCAGTGCTTTACAAGATTTAAGTTTGACTAACCTAGCCTAA
- the rplJ gene encoding 50S ribosomal protein L10: MGRTLANKQEIVAELKESLGDAQLAFVINYEGLSVAEITDLRNRLRPIGASCKITKNTLMNIAISGDENWQPMEEFLSTATAFLLTGEEIGAAVKAYKGFQKETKKTEVRGGVMEGRALTKEQVEALGDLPTKDELYARIAGSINALATKLAVGIKEVPSGLARGIKAVSEQENNK, translated from the coding sequence ATGGGGAGAACCCTCGCCAATAAACAAGAAATAGTAGCTGAGCTTAAGGAAAGCCTTGGTGATGCTCAGTTGGCTTTCGTCATTAACTATGAGGGTTTGTCAGTAGCAGAAATTACTGATTTACGTAATCGCTTGCGTCCTATTGGTGCTAGCTGCAAAATTACGAAAAACACCCTCATGAATATTGCCATTAGTGGCGATGAAAATTGGCAGCCGATGGAAGAATTCTTAAGCACTGCCACCGCTTTTCTACTCACAGGAGAAGAGATTGGTGCAGCTGTCAAAGCCTATAAAGGATTCCAAAAAGAAACCAAAAAAACCGAGGTGCGCGGTGGCGTAATGGAAGGTCGAGCTTTAACCAAAGAACAGGTTGAGGCGTTAGGTGACTTGCCTACCAAAGATGAGCTATATGCAAGAATTGCTGGCTCAATTAATGCTCTGGCAACCAAGCTTGCTGTGGGTATTAAAGAAGTTCCCAGTGGACTTGCCAGAGGGATCAAGGCTGTTTCTGAGCAAGAGAACAATAAATAG
- the rplL gene encoding 50S ribosomal protein L7/L12 yields the protein MSAATDEILEKLKSLSLLEASELVSQIEETFGVSAAASAGVVMAAPGAAAGEPAEEKTEFDVILEDVPKDKKIAILKVVRTITGLGLKEAKEMVESTPKALKEGVAKEDAEETKAKLEEAGAKVTVK from the coding sequence ATGTCTGCTGCAACTGATGAAATTCTCGAAAAGTTGAAGTCTCTAAGTCTTTTAGAAGCTTCTGAACTTGTTTCTCAAATTGAAGAAACATTTGGCGTAAGTGCTGCTGCTTCTGCTGGTGTGGTTATGGCTGCTCCTGGCGCTGCTGCTGGGGAACCTGCTGAAGAGAAAACTGAATTTGACGTTATTCTTGAAGATGTACCCAAAGACAAGAAAATCGCCATTCTTAAAGTGGTACGTACCATTACTGGCTTAGGTCTAAAAGAAGCTAAAGAAATGGTTGAATCTACACCCAAAGCTTTGAAAGAAGGCGTGGCTAAAGAAGACGCAGAAGAAACTAAAGCTAAGCTGGAAGAAGCTGGAGCTAAAGTTACTGTTAAATAA
- a CDS encoding CAAD domain-containing protein, producing the protein MESNTPEVIETQETTTGLNGESAGVITPNPALKPSPTDNAVQEYLNVGSRFLSQIFDYLKEFVDSNQKSLINLLLIFLGIIAVKVTLAIISAINDIPLLAPTFELVGLGYTGWFVYRYLLTNSSRQELGQEFQALKNQVMGQE; encoded by the coding sequence ATGGAATCAAATACTCCAGAAGTCATTGAAACTCAAGAAACCACTACAGGTTTAAATGGTGAATCCGCAGGCGTCATCACCCCTAATCCTGCTTTAAAACCATCACCAACAGATAATGCAGTGCAAGAATATTTAAACGTTGGGTCGAGATTTTTGAGTCAAATTTTTGATTATCTCAAAGAGTTTGTCGACAGCAATCAAAAATCACTAATTAACCTACTGTTAATATTTTTAGGCATTATTGCAGTCAAAGTAACTTTAGCCATCATTTCAGCGATTAACGATATTCCTCTGCTTGCGCCTACTTTCGAGCTAGTAGGTTTAGGTTACACTGGCTGGTTTGTTTATCGCTATCTGCTCACTAACTCTTCTCGCCAAGAGTTGGGTCAAGAATTCCAAGCTCTAAAAAATCAGGTTATGGGTCAAGAATAA
- a CDS encoding 6-carboxytetrahydropterin synthase, whose amino-acid sequence MKCTINRRAQFSASHRYWLPELDEAENKRLFGACSRFPGHGHNYVMYASLEGDLDKYGMVENLSVVKQVIKREVTSQLNYSYLNDAWPEFQTTLPTTENISRIIWQRLAPHLPLVNVRLFEHPQLWTDYQGNNMEATLTVKTHFSAAHRLAIPSLSFEENQEIYGKCARPNGHGHNYHLEVTVAGEIDARTGMLVDLGALQNVIDEYVVEPFDHTFLNKDIAYFAEVVPTAENIAVRIADLLRSPIKEIGAELDKIKLIESPNNSCEINCRTSQAIVEPASQETVMAS is encoded by the coding sequence ATGAAATGCACTATTAATCGCCGCGCTCAGTTTTCCGCGAGTCATCGCTACTGGTTGCCAGAATTAGACGAAGCTGAAAATAAGCGTCTTTTTGGCGCTTGTAGTCGTTTTCCTGGACATGGACATAATTATGTCATGTACGCATCTTTAGAAGGAGATTTGGACAAATATGGCATGGTAGAAAACTTATCTGTAGTAAAACAGGTAATCAAACGAGAAGTTACTAGCCAACTGAATTATTCTTATCTCAATGATGCTTGGCCAGAGTTTCAAACCACTTTGCCCACAACGGAAAATATCTCGCGGATTATTTGGCAAAGACTTGCCCCTCATCTACCTTTAGTCAACGTTAGATTATTTGAGCATCCCCAGCTTTGGACAGATTATCAAGGAAACAACATGGAAGCTACTTTAACAGTCAAAACTCACTTTAGCGCAGCTCATCGTTTGGCAATTCCTAGCCTGAGCTTTGAAGAAAATCAAGAAATTTACGGTAAGTGCGCTCGTCCGAATGGTCACGGACATAATTATCATTTAGAAGTCACTGTAGCGGGAGAAATCGATGCTCGTACAGGAATGCTAGTAGATTTGGGTGCGTTGCAAAATGTAATTGATGAATATGTTGTCGAGCCTTTCGATCACACTTTCTTAAATAAAGATATTGCCTATTTTGCTGAGGTTGTACCCACGGCGGAAAATATTGCCGTGAGAATTGCTGATTTATTGCGATCGCCAATTAAAGAAATTGGGGCTGAGTTAGATAAAATTAAGTTGATTGAAAGTCCTAATAACTCTTGTGAGATTAACTGTCGCACTTCTCAAGCCATAGTTGAACCAGCGAGTCAAGAAACGGTAATGGCATCCTAA